The Dreissena polymorpha isolate Duluth1 chromosome 2, UMN_Dpol_1.0, whole genome shotgun sequence nucleotide sequence TTAACTTCGCTTCTTCTTTTCCTTCTTGCTGCTGTAGGTTTGGTAATAGAAGTTACCAAACAAGGCAATGAGCGACAGAGCGTATAGGAACACCGCAATCATGAACCCGCGAGGGAAGTCGCAGTCTATTAGTAGATTGTAACCCGTGTGAATGAGAAACAATACAAATTGTGTCTGAAACAAAAGCATCAACAGTTTCTTATAGTTGATATACACTTGATATATAATGATTGCTGGTCTTAGAGGGAGTGTGACGATCGCTAGAGCCAATAATAACGCAAATTAAAAACGCGCAATTTTACAGTGACCTCCCCTGTTTCACTGCCGTCAATATAATTCAGCAGGGGAGAGAAGTGATGTCAATATGAAGATAGAAGCAGTTGCAGCAGACTTATATTTGATTAATTGTATTCATGGTATGTTATTCATTATGTGCTTAGTCGTTAATTGTTGAATATGATTGCAATGTTAAAAGGTTGTcaccaataaaatataaaaaaacaaaaagtattaaTGGAGAATCAGTTATCTTTGAAAAATGTGCCAGTATCATGAATTACTGAATATATTGCAGGACGTACGTTCTGTACTGTATCAGCGCTCAACTTTTTGAATTTATGTCTTGGACTGGCTTTATAAAATAGCATAACAATCGAAAATAGTATAAGGGATAAAACATATTGTGTTACCAGTTGCATTTTGGTGAGATAGCGTTTCCACCAGAGGTATTTCTGCATGTGTGGGCCGATGGCAGCCAGTCCGTAGTAAGTGTACATGAACACGTGCACAAACGAGTTCAACAGAGCAACGAAAAACGCTGAAATAGGGAAATCCAGTAAAGCCATAACACAGCGGTCAGTTCTAAAGTCATAAGTCTGAAAATGATAAGGACACACTGCaagttattgttgtgaaaatccGTCGATTACGTGAAAATTGTAGTTTAAAAAACAGTGGTGTACTAATAACTTTGACGATATTTAATTTAGGCATCTACAAAAGGCACACACGGTTGGAAGTACAgttcttgtaaaaaaaatatgcacaatCGGTTTCTGCCATGCTGTTTGGGCATTTTAATTTACTTAAGTCGTTATAAATCTACCATGTTCTACATATTAGCATTGACTGCACGTACACTGTCCGCCCGCGACATACTTGGCCCCCATGTACCAGTTGATGATCATTGAGCAGTGGTGGTACACGTGTAGAAACGTGACCTGGTCAGACTTCTTGCGCAGGATGAAAAACACCTTGAGTACacgaagaatttttttttttttaatgtttgtgcaaacttttgtTTTACGACATTACTTACGTAAAACATCGCAGTTAACGCAAATACTGACACTATACGGTGTTCGTTtacaaacaatatttcaatatttacgtAATAGCCACTAGTAACATCAATTACAAATAACATTACACAGCAAGATTGGTTCATAAGAAAGTATGtctttaaaagtttaattatttttttcatacttGGTGTAAATAATGTTTGGGTTTATAACAGTTTGCtttcaattttaatgtatttaGATACAATACTTTTTATTCACTTGCAATCATGATTTAACATACTTTCTTTCAACCTCAAAGCATGCTTTTGGCACTGATTTAATTGAAAAACTTGAGAATGATTCCAAATGGCAAAACATGAAGAGAAATACGttgcaaaatgttgtttttagaTTTCAAGTTTGGTCACATACTTTTTCTGCTTATGTTTAGACTACCACATCGAAGCAGAGTAACAGCCATGAAGTCTTCCAAGTACAAGGCAGCAATCAACCAAACAATAATGTTCTGTTTCTTGCATACATTTAATGTCTGAatcatttgtaataaaatgttgcTCAAAAGTTTTCTGTTTTCTTTATTTCTATAGAAATAGAATAACTTTTGGGATCAATTATTGAATAAAATGACCATGTAGGCAAAACACTTACCAGTCATCAGTCCAAGTCGCTTAAACTTCATAAAAgttactttaaaggggccgttttacagattttggcatgcattgaagtttgtcattaaatgctttatattgaaaaatataaacattggatctaaaaagttccagtaaaaaaaatcaagaataaaattaaagaaagaaaaaaagtaacttcAACTGGGCTCGTtccactggcccctggagtaagtctatcgcttagaccactcggctatccaaGCTCATACAAAGagtaatgtattttattctttatataaacaatcctcgttgtatcacaaaataacaaacgacaacaacagaactcgcaaaattattcaatagtttcgcgttgcaacgctttataattttcaggcttttaaatcgtcaaaagatgcatataatgggtattttagagcatggttaactATCAACTACAACGAAAACTTGCGATTCTGAaacttttctttttcattttgtcaatttaccaaaacgtgaaaaggccctctttacagtggcgacaacttttgtaAGGCCAGGGAAACCCCTGAGACGTGAATCACAGACACACAACCGGTTCCCTCTCATACTAGTAATTGAAACACGAAACAAATGTCATGCTATTTGTCTGGGGTGTCACTGTCTAAAGGGTGGAGGTCTTACCGTGTCAAGAAGCTCGATGACCTTGGAAAAGAAGAACCACCAGCACACGCTGGCCATCTGAAAGTCCGTGAAAACACgttcaataacaaaacaaaaaaccctATTTACATCGGGAAGTCCgcgaaaagaacaaatttctctACGCCAATCATGCGGGAGTTAAAGTTAAAGACATTACAAGTAAACCAACATCATCTACATTGGTGGCAAACTGTTTTGATCTTAAATATGTTATCATTCAAAAGCATCATATTAAGATTATATTTGTGTTGCAACTATTGTCCATTTTCGAATATTTCTATCCTGCATTGTTTATGAGGTTTATTCCTTTGTTGTTCTTACACAAAAATGCGTATTACTAGTTAAATCctacaaatatattttacaataatttttttacatgCCAGTGTAAATCTACAAACCTACCCTTAATGCAAGAGGGCTGTTGGAGTAATCCACAGGTTGACATTTCAGACTGTAACCGGATTGGTAGGCAGAAATgaaaaactgaaataatgaagTTTTCAAAAGACGTTTTAAAAGAATGACagataaaaatggaaataaacgCTTACAAACACATTGTAACAAAGGGATATAATTCTGGTTGATATTATAAACGCGAGCGATATCGCTAACATCCCTAACACTTATATGGATTGCCCCAAGACTGGAATTGAATGTTATGTCGATAAATAAGGACGTCTTGAATTCTTCATTATAATGTTCGTGCAGACGAAGGGGCGTCCTATTACCTCATGGCACATATAGGCACACAGGCCCACAAGGGCCAGATTGTAGGGGATGATGACCAGACGAAGGGGCACGGGGTCCCGGTGCTTCATGAAGCGAGGTCCGTACCACACCACAAACAAATACATGAAGAATATCCCAACAATCGGCAGCGGGTTGTCCAGCAGCAGCCATTTGTCTGTTCTAGGATCTGTATTAAATgacggaaatattttaattagatcACTTCATTGCTCCCATTATCTGTATTTATGTAGTTAATAGTTTAATAAGAGACAAAAGATCGAATCTATCTTTCTGAATTGGTCGATTATATAAATACTTGAAAGTGAaagttaattaattatattatattagtaCACGGATCAATGATTAAGGATATGAATTTgtatatcagggctcaacattaacctaaaaaccaacttgccctgccgagcaagtacttagaaaatctacttgccctgaacgtaaagccacttgcccaaacatgaaatatcacattaactgtaaaccattaactgtaaacctcatatgttttaaaaaagatcaaaatgatacaccacaatttattttttatttttgcacatttaacaaaatattacagTAATCAAAGtctaaatgtagatttgtgccaatatttgattattaaacatTGCTCCTAACGATTCATCATATCTCAACCATTCAAACTCACTTTTCCATTATGGTAAAAAGTTGCGTTTTCGTTTCAATTCGCACTTTTTGGCACTTTCGGATGATTTTTCTGTGTATTGTATTTTGCAGACTTTAAGTTACTTGTAAAGCCGAAGCTAAATAaagccaggggcaataggacaaccattaatgttgagccctgtatatttGTTAAATTCTGACAGCATCAAAATTGTAAACCGTCACAATCCAAGAAACTTCAGGCATGCGTCATCTTTCACCCATAAAATAACCTTATACTAAAACTCACACGTTTAAAACTAgctttgttttaattgtttgattGAACGATATTAATCCCAGTTATGCATGTAGAAATTAATTTCTCATATAAAATGTGGTCTACAAAGAAAAGGCATGTCCTAATCAAAAAGGAacacatattgatattttgtaaAGTTTGTAACATAGTCGatgaaacacaataatgtacacaagtccattatttttttattaagatttatgtTTGCTGTAAAATCTTCAACACAAACACTCCATTCGAGCTCTCGAAATATTCTTTTAAACACGATACATGCGGGACCCTAAAACGCGCCTCGCCCGCGACAACAAGAAATTGTGAAGCCTATCTGCACGGTTGTCAAGCGTGTACTGACTTACTGATTTGACACAAACAGTCAGTGAATGGTCAAATACCCATTATACGCTAGACGGTAGTATGTAAGAACATGAAAAGAAAAGCTAATTAACGAAAGagcattataaataaattacatttttgcCTATCGGATCACAGTATTTTGGGAAGTCGTCTGGGTGAATTATGCAATAACTTGTAATAAGGCAATACCATACAATCGTTGCTTTTTAAGACAAACGCCTACActatgaaattgtttttttttaaataaatgaatttctcgaatgttaaaggggccttttcacagattttggcattttttaacttattcattaaatgctttatatcgataaatgtaaacattggatcgtaaaagctccagtaaaaaatcaagaataaaattaaaaaaaggaaaagaaaattgcccggaccaggtttcgaaccagtgacccctggagtcctgccagagtcctgaagtaaaaacgctttatcctactgagctattccgccgtgtacacatactgaatgtattgtataccttatataagcaatcttcgtagtttcacaaaatttaacgacaaaaacagaactctccaaattattcaatcgtttcgcgttgcaacgctttataatttttaggttttaaaatcgtcaaaagatgcatataatggctatattagaccatggtaaatgttcagtattactgttttctcacaaatatcataactaaaacgaaaatttgcgaatctgaaacaacttttttcaattttgtcaatttaccaaagcgtgaaaagatccctttaactagaAAGGACTTTTACGGCACAAGTTTAATTGCaaaattaaatgttaagaaatacatcaataCGAAAGCATCTTTGATTATTAAGTTCTAAGCTGTTTTGTAATGAAATGGACATGTCAACGGattcattaattaaaaattaGTTTTCCCTAAGAACGGTGTAGTGTTAGCttagtttttagcataggtgcgttacgcacctatgcttatggtatataccacatttcaaaaatccacatcgattggttaccctttatgaagccttacctgatcaaaaatcagacgaaatatctatttaatttagtatatggtcattcttacaattttttttggaaacgtttttctaacgttttcttccaagaatattgctgacaccgtttttagtgaatttttctaagaccgttttatgtcaaaaaatcttcttataacctaaaacaaatttcgttcgtaaaacaattctatctgcactataaatctcaatctcctacgcagtggcctcccttatactagaagttactgaccgggcgaagcaagggaagtaactgctgtgaggagtttctataaaaatctgcattcagaaatctgtattcagaactcaatctgttgtgcacgtctgcatctaacgcttaccacaagttttacgacaaattcttgacgcagacgaatagggtagcgtctattttcatttgtgaaaacaatagttctatacagatctgtccgtgcttaaattttgaaaggcttgggtaattatttttcataagcgtttcaaacactgatgtaaatggaaagattatctatttaaatagtcggtaattgtttgaaattattgatttgagaaattcgcggatggcgatatcgaactacattataccacgtgacgccattcttccctgtatcttgcacctatgcttttaacgccatcggcgctctcgtttcgTTTCAGGTTCATACGACATAAGGGCCATTTACATAAAGTAACAGACGCATAATGCAAAATAAGTTCGGGTAACCAAGTGGTTAGGACGGTAGCCTCAGAGTCCGAGGGCAAAAGTTTCGAATGCCAGTaggtcatttgtttttaattccgCTCTTTAAATTACAATTGAACTCTTCAATTgcaatataaaatgtttattttaaggaCTGTTTATGACAAACGTGAGAAAATGGTACAGTAAAATTGCGCTTCGTCAATGGATGGTTTGTTGCTAATAAACCATCATAAAATGGCATCGACTTTGGCATTTATGTCGCACAACAATTAAAATGTCTAATTTGAATtttaagggcaataactcacCGAAAAATAGGCATTACAACTAAATAATAAGCGCGCGCTTAGCTTAAAAATGCCAATCCAATTCGAATCGTTAGTTAGATCTAGTAAGATCGTCCatggaaacgaaaaaaaaaaactcACCGAAAAATCATCCTATCGGAACGACTTGACAATATGCCCATCTCCGACACATGGTCGGCATTCTGCATTCGGCATTCTGCATAAAGTTTCATCCACCTCGGATCGTTAGTTCATAAGATCAAGTTCAGAAACATTCTAGTTCGGACGGAAAGacgtacatcaaatgtataataaCCCGCACAATTAATAACATATAGTATATTTAATGCGGACGGGCGAATAAAGTGGCGACTCAATCGCGACCAAGTCCATTTCGAAGTAAATAAAGGTATAAAACGTCTGTAAACAACTTCAAGTCCCGTTAAACACCGAAGTCAGATATTATCATTGAATATGCATCGAGTAAATAGCACTCGAGTCTCgatgttgtttattttgttaaaccaGATATGTTAAACTATGCTTAAACCACAAGCCATgcgataaatatacattttaatcaGTTATTATATGTacacttgaaatgttttacctGACACTTTCACACTCCATTCATATAATTCCAAAATCCGCTCTTTAATCGTTGCCATTCTTTGTTTGCTTTTTTGCAGGATAAAATACACCGGGCGATGTTTACATTAACACACAACGCCGATTTGTTATTATTTAGAATCTATAACAAATAACCAAAAACCACAAATCTGATAGTATTAAATACTATCACATCAATGTAACAACtatacaatattttaacattacaGCACAATGCCCGTGTCAGCAACCACTTTAGTTGTCGTCTTGTCGAAATGAATATTGACCCGGTGCGCACATACTTTGCTCCCTGACATTTATCATCCGATAAAACATAGGTTAAAGGGTGTTACCTAAGAGTGAGCAAAGTCGAGTACATTTTTGTATATTCGTCGACTTTAGCGCCAGTGACTCGAACTGAGTGAATTAATGATGCATACTCCACAAGCACGTTGACGCACGGATTTAAGCGTAGAAGAAGCATACAATTCTAGTACTACCCTTGTATAAAATTATCTTTTTCCACAGGTTCAATTTAACTTTACGTCGATTGTCTGGATTATTTGATTGTTGAACATCGAGTTACTGTTTGTGGGAACTAGGGTAGTCACAAGGTGCGAATTCAGCCCTACTGTACAtaagaataattaaataaaattaacaattataaaGCAATTAAAGCAATCACATAAACAAAAGTACAAATTAAGGCATATCAGGAAATACAGACGCTCAAATCAATAACTACTCGTACATTATTAATCAATATTCATCAAATCAATATTTGTCAGAATAAAAaccatttcaaaataataagacattaaataatatttttttaatcgtgCAGTTTGACCTTTCTACTAAAAATGATTTCTACTAGAACCATCGCTTTCAATATGACATACAACGCAACGTTTTTTTGATCATATGACTTTACGCGCTTACATGAAGTTTCGCCGGCACTTAAAAAACTATCCGTCTTTATTACCTTTTCTATAATGAACATTTTAGAAATGCCTGGCGAAAAATAATCAAGGGTAACGTGACTATTCCCTTTTCAATCCTTATTTCCGTTGTGTTTAAGTGTAGTATGTATATGCGTGTAGATCTACACTATgattttcaaaacaaaagttcgaaacagttttgttttactgGGAATATGTATCCAATCGGTGTTCGAGGCAGTGTAAAACTTATGTAGGATGAGACAATCAAATCTCAATGACTTCCAGTATCACAAGTCGCTATCAATATCGGACAATATACACGTATACAAGCGAACAATTAGTAATCAGATTTATTATCTCGATACATTAAACATAGATATGTGCACATTGCTTGACTTGGGATTTGTCGAACTTAACATAGTTTTGGTATTTATTGGTGTAAATGTATACAACGTATAAGCTACACTAAATACAACGATTCCAATTAAGTGTGTTTTTAAGTTATTTCAACGTATTTAGGatgatttcattatcattctaacTTTTATTTACGTTAACTATGTGGACATTTTTTTGGTAAGTTAAAGTATTTACTAACTGTTATTTGATTcgcattttctttaaaatgagtcgtgttctgagaaaactgggcatgatgcatgtgcgtaaagtgtcgtcccagattagcctgtgcagtgcgcacaggctaatcagggacgacactttccgcttttatggtatttttagtttcaaggaagtccctccttactgaaaatcacgtttaggcggaaagtgtcgtccctgattagcctgtgttgtatCGCACTACATTTCccgatttgaaaaaaataatgcgaaatatgtttaaaaaacgaTATAAAACCTAAGCACCCTGTCAAATCATCTATGAactttcaaaacatccgggcctgagcgccacctcggaagttgcattggctcatttattaatgcatctcaaaaaaaagGTGgtgcgcgtgattaacggc carries:
- the LOC127867554 gene encoding elongation of very long chain fatty acids protein 4-like isoform X1, with the translated sequence MATIKERILELYEWSVKVSDPRTDKWLLLDNPLPIVGIFFMYLFVVWYGPRFMKHRDPVPLRLVIIPYNLALVGLCAYMCHEFFISAYQSGYSLKCQPVDYSNSPLALRMASVCWWFFFSKVIELLDTVFFILRKKSDQVTFLHVYHHCSMIINWYMGAKYVAGGQSFFVALLNSFVHVFMYTYYGLAAIGPHMQKYLWWKRYLTKMQLTQFVLFLIHCDFPSGFMIAVFLYALSLIAFLVTSITTPTAARRKRRSEVNESFVVRCK
- the LOC127867554 gene encoding elongation of very long chain fatty acids protein 4-like isoform X2 produces the protein MATIKERILELYEWSVKVSDPRTDKWLLLDNPLPIVGIFFMYLFVVWYGPRFMKHRDPVPLRLVIIPYNLALVGLCAYMCHEFFISAYQSGYSLKCQPVDYSNSPLALRMASVCWWFFFSKVIELLDTVFFILRKKSDQVTFLHVYHHCSMIINWYMGAKYVAGGQSFFVALLNSFVHVFMYTYYGLAAIGPHMQKYLWWKRYLTKMQLTQFVLFLIHTGYNLLIDCDFPRGFMIAVFLYALSLIALFGNFYYQTYSSKKEKKKRS